DNA from Rhodothermia bacterium:
CATCATACCTCTTCAGATTACTGTTAGTTTAGAGTGATTGTTAAGGATTAGGTTATTGGTATTGTTAAGGGTCAAATTTAGATGAAGACCAAAATGATATGAGTAAACCAATTTTGTATAGCAACTATTAAAGATACCAACAAAATTAGCAAATTCAATTCTGGTACATCGGATATGATATTACGTCAAGTAATAGCAAAAAGCAACTGTCATCTTGAGATGCGTTACAAATTCGCAATCAGTTTGACAGTAAGTGCACTTACTGTTTACAGTCGTCAAAGGTTTTTTTACCCGTTTTATCGTAGTTCACGCTACAAAGTAACTTCCCTTGATCGTCATATTTGAATTCTGCAAGTACTTTTCCATCAGGATAGTATTTGGTGGAGGTTCCGACTTCAATTCCATTTTTATAGGTACGTTTTAGCCGAAGGAACTCTTTTCCATTTTCGGTAAAATACACTTTGTACTCGCCTTCAAATTTGCCATTTTTCATTTTGGCATCCATTCTCTGGGTTACATCTTGGGGTATAGCGCCTTTTATCTCGCCCGAATATGGCTTGCCTGTTTCGGCATCCATGTAGGTATTGTCCTTCAACATGAGGTCTTTACCTTCCTCCAAAAACAATCCGGCCTTTGGATTTCGGCCTTCATATTTTTTGTGTGGATCGTCTTGGCACGCCGAGAGGGTCATTATAGGGAGTAGAAAAATCAAATACTTGATCTTGTTCATTATCTTATTAAGCGATTTCAATGAATGGATTTTGTTTTAAAGGGATAAGATAAAGATAGGTCATCCTCATTAGCAGGCGGGGCAACACATTTTCCCCAAATATCCTCTTATCTCCCCTAATTCAGCCTTGGATCGTCTGGAAAGTTGGCCAATATACCAAATGCCCCGCCCATCTGTCGCAGGACTTGGCGCCAGACCTTTGTCCCAACGCCAGAAAAAACCCATTCTGGCTTCGCCTCGGTAAGAATCCAATCATTGTGCCGGATTTCGTTCTCCAATTGTCCCGCACTCCATCCAGAATAGCCTAAAAAAAAGGCAATCTGATCCGATGAAAGCAAGCCAAGAGTCATTCTCCGTTCTAATTCTTCAAAATCAGCGCCCCAATAGAGACCGTTTGTGATATACAGGGACTCTGGCAAATCTTGATAGGTATGTAGCACATGTAAGGTTTGGGGTTCACAAGGCCCGCCAATGCGTAGCGGCGCATCGAATTTGCCGTTATATTCCAAAACTTCCGAAAGGTTGTGCGGCAACGTCTCGTTAAGCACCAGTCCAAAACTCCCTTCTTCGTTGTGTTCACAAAGCAGTACAATCGTGCGTCGGAAGTTGGGATCTGCCATCATTGGTTCCGAGATTAGCAAAGTTCCAGCACCTATTTTCGGCCTTTCTCTTTTTCTACTTGCCATAGCGATTGGGGTTTTGCGGTTAAAATACACAACCACCTTTCGCCTTCCAAGTGGTTATTGGGTTTGTTCGTGCCATTTCCAAACATCTTGTTTGAAGAAACCCTGCTCCACGAGGAGGCGCTGTATTTTCCCAAAAGCCGCATGATCGTTTGCGCGGTTGCTAAACCATGCTATTAACTTGCCGGAAGCAGGTATTGCCACGACGAAATTTGAGAAGCCGCATGTTGTCCCGGAATGGAATAGCACTTGGTCATCAAAAAACCAACCGGCTCCATATTTATGTTCATCGCTGGCCATAGAGAACAGCGTTTTATGTACCCAAACAAGACCTATCAATGAATTATTACGCAAGGCCCTGTACCAAATCGCATAGTCGTCTATGGACAAATAAACCCCGCCATCACCTAAGGTCGCACTTGTTTGACTTTGATCCTTAAAGAACCACTTGCCCGCTTGATTTTGGGCATATCCATAAGAGCGCTGTGGAATGACGGAGGGCGGACTGAATACTCGGGCATTTTTCATACCCAAGGGTTTAAAGACAAATTTGTCTAAAAAACGGGCATATGATAATCCAGAGACTTTCTCTACGACGAGCGCGAGCAGGCAATAAGCAGAATTGCTATAACGAAATTGTGTTCCGGGCCGGAAGTATGTTGTATCTACCTTCTGAAGGAGCAGTAAATGGTCTTTGTCCGCAATTTGGCGAAGACCCTGATAATCCGCCTGAAGTTGTCTTTTCACGGCAGCATTTTCGGCAAGAATATTTCCACTTTCTTCAGTTAACAAACCCTCGCCATCCACAATGCCAGAGGTATGCGTGATCATATGTTGCAAATTGATGTTTCGGCTCCAGGCGGGTAGTTCCGGAAAAAACGTACTTAGCGCATCCGAAAGCCGGAGTTTGCCTTGTTTTTCCAACAACAAAATGGCCATCGCGGTGAATTGTTTGGAAACGGAGGCCATCCGAAACGTAGTCTTTGGCGTAATGACCATGGGTTTTTGCACGTAACCAAGACCAAATCCCTTCCGAAAGATTACTTTCCCGCCATCCATGACCAAAACCGCAACGCCGGGTTCGTTGGGTTTATATTGTTCGTTTAAAACCGCCTCTAATTGGCTTGGTAGCGATTGCGAAAAGACCATAACGGGTAATAAAAGTAGAAAAAACCGTAGCATGATGTAGAAGGATTTTAGAAAAGGCCAACCGTTTTGCTCAAACGATCGGCCTTTGGTATAGCTTATTTTGCTGGGAACTACAACCGCTTAATTTTGATATTCCGGAACCAAACAGGGTCGCCGTGATCTTGCAGTGCGATTCTCCCCTTTTTTGATTTGGCGAAATCTGGCATTTCTATAAACTTAGAGCCTTTGACCAAAGTATTCCACTCCGGCGTCCAGAGGGTCGTAGAGACCACTTTTATGCCGTTCAACCAATGTTCCAATTTGCCTTTGTTCAGCACAATTCGGACAAAGTTCCATTCTCCAACAGGTTTGGTTGGGTAAAACGGGCTTGCGATCAGGTCGTATAAATCTCCGGCGCGGTGTTTTGGGATACGGCCATCAGGATGTTTTACAATGTCTAAGACCTGCATTTCCGGCCCTGTTAACCAAGGATATTTATATTTAGCATCCTCGACTACCAAATACATAATGCCTGAATTGCCCCCTTCAGAGATTTTCCACTCAAGGTTTAGTTCAAAGTTTTCATATTCCTCGTTGGTTACGATGTCGCCACCATCTTGGGTTTGCCAATCGGACTTTGTTCCACCCAAAGCAAGCGTACCTTCTACGGCTTTCCATGCGGAACCGATGCTTTGTTTCCCATACGTCCGCCAGCCGTTTGTGGTTTTGCCATCGAAGAGCATTTGCCATCCAGCAGCTTTTTCTACGGTAGTAAGCGTATTGGGTTGGCGAATTTCACCTGCTACCGACGATGTAAAGCCGGGTGTATTTTGTGGGATGCGGTTCAGGGTGTACCATGCTTCGGTACTCCATAGGCTATTTCCTTTTTGGCTTACCCAAGGTCTCATCAAGCGGATATAGACTACATGTTGCGGTTTAAGGCCGGGGACTTCGAGGAATACTTTTTTGCGGTCTTCTGAAACCGCAATGCGACCCACCTTCATGGTTTGTAAATCCATCTTTGGGCCTCCATATTCGATTGTCGGCTTGTACCACCATTGTTGGACAAGGTATTCTGCCGGATCAAAACCATCACTTAGCCCCAAGGGTTCGGTAAACTCGATCTCCATCCCATTCGTTTTGGCACGCACCGCCAACATCTCGAAAGCAGATTTACCATTGTAGGAAAGTCTTTGGAGACCATACCAGAGTTTGCCTGTTTGTCCCCAGTTTCCGGGATTGCCAATACCACCCACATAATACTTCCCGTCTGGCCCCAAAATTGCACGATTGACGCCGGCTTCCAAGCCCTGAATAAACCGGAAAACCACACCTTGGTATTCGCCATCCACTTTCTCCACGAAGACCCGTTTAAGGCCACCATGTGTAACTTCGCCGTGCATCATTTGCCCTTTATAAGGCCCCGATTCTAATTTTAACGGCTGGCTTGGCGAGTTGCCAATTTCATCTTGCGGCAGCCAAACAACGGGCTGCATCACAGGTGTATTTGCCGTCCCTTCAAAGTCCACAGACCGAGAACCGAAAAAGGCGCCTTTTTTCACATGTAGGATTTTGGATGAGGGCAACCAATCTCCTTGGTTATCTGCTACAAACATTTCGCCATCTACACCAATGCCAATACCATTCGGTGTCCTGAGGCCAGACGCAACAAACTCAACTGACCCATCTTTCGCATTGATTTTGGCAACCTTTCCACGGTCTGGTATTTGTGGATTGGCGCTTGCGCCACCGGGCAAAATGGCGGTGGCAAATGTGGCATAAAAGAAACCCTCTTTATACACCAAGCCAAAAGCGAACTCATGGAAATTCGGCGACACCTTCCAGTTGTTGCTGACCGTTAAGTACTCATCGGTAATACCATCTTTATCGTGGTCAATTAACTTGGTGAGTTCATGTTTCTGAAGTACATAGACCTCACCATTAACGACTTTCAACCCTAAAGGCTCTGCCAAACCAGAGGCAATGAGAGTAACTTTAATGTTTTCGGGATTCCCATTGTTTACATTTTCGAGTTTATACACGCCGCCAATTTCATCCCAAGTACTTACGTAAACAGCCCCATCCGGCACAACATCTAAGCCCCCGACCATTGGTTTAAAGTCTTTAGGGCGTATCGTTTCGAGGGTAAAGCCCGGATGTACCTCCAATAACGGTGCTGCATCACCCGGCCTACCAATAATCACAGGCTCCGGCTCAACATAAGGTTTTGTTTTCTTAAGGTCTTTGGGATCGTAGCTCAGTAATGCAGATGGGATAACCGAAAATTCCTCTTCACCATGCCGAATCCATTGCAGGGAAACCGCCTTCCCGCCTCCTCCTTGGAAAAAGCGTAGCCGTATCGGATAGCGTCCTTGCTTAAGTTGTACCTCGCCATCTTTGGGATCAGGGCCATGTAAACCGCCATTATCCACCACTTTTTTTCCTTCTATGAACAACTCGGA
Protein-coding regions in this window:
- a CDS encoding YqgE/AlgH family protein, which codes for MASRKRERPKIGAGTLLISEPMMADPNFRRTIVLLCEHNEEGSFGLVLNETLPHNLSEVLEYNGKFDAPLRIGGPCEPQTLHVLHTYQDLPESLYITNGLYWGADFEELERRMTLGLLSSDQIAFFLGYSGWSAGQLENEIRHNDWILTEAKPEWVFSGVGTKVWRQVLRQMGGAFGILANFPDDPRLN
- a CDS encoding beta-lactamase family protein — protein: MLRFFLLLLPVMVFSQSLPSQLEAVLNEQYKPNEPGVAVLVMDGGKVIFRKGFGLGYVQKPMVITPKTTFRMASVSKQFTAMAILLLEKQGKLRLSDALSTFFPELPAWSRNINLQHMITHTSGIVDGEGLLTEESGNILAENAAVKRQLQADYQGLRQIADKDHLLLLQKVDTTYFRPGTQFRYSNSAYCLLALVVEKVSGLSYARFLDKFVFKPLGMKNARVFSPPSVIPQRSYGYAQNQAGKWFFKDQSQTSATLGDGGVYLSIDDYAIWYRALRNNSLIGLVWVHKTLFSMASDEHKYGAGWFFDDQVLFHSGTTCGFSNFVVAIPASGKLIAWFSNRANDHAAFGKIQRLLVEQGFFKQDVWKWHEQTQ
- a CDS encoding DUF1080 domain-containing protein codes for the protein MLLVLLVLPLGCKQKGIERGRDPWVFRSVLDLNPRMVTVALHKDLWAAYDAEHGSIYRLWKEGVNFDGPVYTQNHGPQPTSVGPAYFVSENRMPWALKKGGEITKPKVQYKGHRFQNEQVTLRYELAGADGKVVTVREIPEYVEKEGKVGFERIWETENVPQGTTVVLDVALNSLAAANSFETDGKFEALPNNEKMTNAVSGRLLLNSNAKTKLTAWLAAEPKVYAAVKKDSSGVKHPAVVLMEKTDCYTCHNESVQTVGPAFRAIAEKYKFTNTSVNALVGKVVKGGAGVWGESAMTPHPNLPQEDVKAMIAYIMGLDGEELHEDPLDKGQTYPLMKSVPNPKNEGLAVNIYRFQSLSDYPELSDQDAPVYAGVVPTVHATTPDDFGNLDENFYAEFTGFINIPESSNYVFRTISDDGSELFIEGKKVVDNGGLHGPDPKDGEVQLKQGRYPIRLRFFQGGGGKAVSLQWIRHGEEEFSVIPSALLSYDPKDLKKTKPYVEPEPVIIGRPGDAAPLLEVHPGFTLETIRPKDFKPMVGGLDVVPDGAVYVSTWDEIGGVYKLENVNNGNPENIKVTLIASGLAEPLGLKVVNGEVYVLQKHELTKLIDHDKDGITDEYLTVSNNWKVSPNFHEFAFGLVYKEGFFYATFATAILPGGASANPQIPDRGKVAKINAKDGSVEFVASGLRTPNGIGIGVDGEMFVADNQGDWLPSSKILHVKKGAFFGSRSVDFEGTANTPVMQPVVWLPQDEIGNSPSQPLKLESGPYKGQMMHGEVTHGGLKRVFVEKVDGEYQGVVFRFIQGLEAGVNRAILGPDGKYYVGGIGNPGNWGQTGKLWYGLQRLSYNGKSAFEMLAVRAKTNGMEIEFTEPLGLSDGFDPAEYLVQQWWYKPTIEYGGPKMDLQTMKVGRIAVSEDRKKVFLEVPGLKPQHVVYIRLMRPWVSQKGNSLWSTEAWYTLNRIPQNTPGFTSSVAGEIRQPNTLTTVEKAAGWQMLFDGKTTNGWRTYGKQSIGSAWKAVEGTLALGGTKSDWQTQDGGDIVTNEEYENFELNLEWKISEGGNSGIMYLVVEDAKYKYPWLTGPEMQVLDIVKHPDGRIPKHRAGDLYDLIASPFYPTKPVGEWNFVRIVLNKGKLEHWLNGIKVVSTTLWTPEWNTLVKGSKFIEMPDFAKSKKGRIALQDHGDPVWFRNIKIKRL